The following proteins come from a genomic window of Panicum hallii strain FIL2 chromosome 8, PHallii_v3.1, whole genome shotgun sequence:
- the LOC112901985 gene encoding uncharacterized protein LOC112901985, with protein MALQAPSSLLRAPERPSAPLRSSFSAPWLGLRLPAPARRRAARAATAARITMRVASKQAYICRDCGYIYNDRTPFDKLADNYFCPVCGAPKRRFRPYQPAVSKNANTTDVRKARKEQLKKDEAIGQALPIAIVAGIIALAGLYFYLNNAYN; from the exons ATGGCCCTGCAGGCCCCGTCATCGCTCCTGCGGGCGCCGGAGCGGCCGTCCGCGCCGCTCCGGTCGTCCTTCTCGGCGCCGTGGTTGGGACTGCggctgccggcgccggcgcggcggcgggcggccagGGCGGCCACGGCCGCGCGGATCACCATGCGAGTCGCGTCCAAGCAGGCCTACATCTGCCGCGACTGCGG GTACATCTACAATGACAGGACCCCGTTTGACAAGCTGGCCGACAACTACTTCTGCCCCG TTTGTGGAGCTCCGAAGAGGAGGTTCAGACCATACCAGCCAGCGGTGTCCAAGAACGCAAACACCACCGATGTCCGCAAGGCGAGGAAGGAGCAGCTGAAGAAGGACGAAGCAATCGG GCAAGCCTTGCCGATCGCCATCGTCGCCGGGATCATTGCCCTGGCCGGCCTCTACTTCTACCTCAACAACGCCTACAACTAG